DNA from Sphingomonas psychrotolerans:
ATATCGCCGCGGTGTCCCCATCCAAGCCCCCCGAAACCCAGCGCATCGCGAAGCTGCTGGCCCGTGCCGGAATCGCGTCGCGCCGCGAGATCGAACGGATGATCGCCGAAGGGCGCATCGCGCTCGACGGTGTCGTCCTCGATACCCCCGCGACGTTGCTCACCTCGCTCGACGGCGTCACCGTCGACGGCGATTCGGTTGCCGCGCCCGCCCCGGCGCGGCTGTTCCGCTATCACAAGCCCGCCGGCCTGCTCACCACCGAGCACGATCCCGCCGGCCGCCCGATCATCTACGATCGGCTGCCGGAGGGCCTGCCGCGCGTAATGCCGGTCGGCCGGCTCGACCTGAGCACCGAGGGGCTGCTGCTCCTCACCACCGACGGCGAGCTCAAACGCGCGCTCGAGCTTCCCGCCACCGGCGTGGAGCGCAGCTATCGCGCCCGCGCCTACGGCCAGATCAGCCAGCCCCAGCTCGAGGAGCTGATGCTCGGCGTCGAGATCGAAGGCGTGCGCTACGGCCCGATCAACGCCAATATCGAACGCCGCACCGGTGCGAACGTCTGGATCGAAATGACGTTGACCGAGGGAAAAAACCGCGAGGTCCGCCGCGTGCTCGAATATCTCGGACTCGAAGTGAACCGGCTGATCCGCACGCGTTACGGCCCCTTCTGGCTCGGCGACTTGCCCCCCGGCGATGTCGACGAGGTCCGCCAGAACGATCTGATCACCTTCCGCACCGTGCTGACGAATCCCGGCGGCGGCAAGGCGGCGTCAAATCTGCAATTCGCAGTGCGCGCGCGCGTCGCCGAGCCGGCGCCCAAACCGCAACCGGTGATCGAACCCGATCGCCGCCTCCGCCGAGCGCCGGCAAAGGCCGCGCCCGCGCCTGCCGAGCCGAACGGCCCGCGCTTCACCCCCCGCGCCACGCCCCCGGCGCGCGAAGAGCGGCGCCCGACAGGCGGTGCCGGCCGCGACGCAGGTAGCAAAACCTTCGGCCGCAGCGATCGCGAATCCCGTTTCAAGCCCGGCACGAAGCCGGCAGGCCGTGACGAACGTCCCACGCGCGCTGACACGCCGTCGCGCGAGGAGCGCCGTCCGACGGGCACCGCGGGCCGCGACGCCGGCGGCAAAGCCTTTGGTCGCAGCGAGCGTCCGGTGCGCAGCGAAGCCCGCCCGACCGGCAGCGACTCCCGTTTCAAGCCCGGCGCCAGGGCGCCGGCCCGTGTCGAACGCCCCGTGCGCGACGACGCCCGCCCCCCGGCGAAGGAAGCGCGCTTCACGCCGCGTGGCACGCCGCCGGCCCATGCCGGGCGTCCGCCGCGTGAGGAGGCACGCCAGGTCGACAAGCCCGCGCGCGCAGCGCGCGCCAAGGCGCATCGCGACCAGCAGGACCCGCGCGCCGGCGAAATCGTCGATCGGCCTCGCGCCGGTCGCCCAAGCAAAGGGCCGGCCGGCGGTCGCGGGAAGCCCGCCCGGCCTGCGCGCCCGCCGCGGACGCGGAAATAATGCGGATCATCGCCGGAGAATGGCGGGGCCGCCAGCTGGTCGCGCCCAAGGGTGACACGACTCGCCCCACCGCCGATCGTACCCGCGAGGCGTTGTTCTCGATGCTCGTCAGCCGCGTCGGCAGCTTCGAAGGACTCGCTGTCGCCGATCTGTTTGCGGGTTCGGGCGCGCTCGGGCTCGAGGCATTGTCGCGCGGCGCCGCCTCGTGCCTGTTCGTCGAGCACGACAAGGCCGCGATCGACGCGCTCAAGACCAATATCGCCAAACTGGGTGCAAAGGGCGCCGAAATCCGCGCCACCTCGGCACTGGCGCTCGGCCCGGCGGTCAAGCCGCTCGACCTGATCCTGATGGACCCGCCTTATGGCACCGGCGCTGGCGTGGTGACGCTCGACAAGCTCGGCCGCCTTGGCTGGGCCGGCCCCGCGACCTGGATCAGCATCGAGACTGCGAAGGCCGAAGAGATCGAACTCGCCGGCTTCGAAGTCGACGCGACTCGCGTTTACGGCAAGGCCCGCGTCACGCTGTTGCGGAAAGTCTGAGCTGCCCCGTGCTCCGGCGAAGGCCGGAGCCCTGGAGAGCGAAGGACTACACGACCCAACGCTCCGGCCTTCGCCGGAGCACCAGGTGACGGGTTGAGCTTACATCAGCGCAGGCACACGTTTCCCCTTGGTCCTGCTAGTCAAATGAAACAGCCGACACCGGTCGCAACGGTACGGCCTGAGCGCGAAACCAGATTGCTCGATCGCAACCAGCGCATCCCCTTCCGACGCAAACCGCTTTTTCCGCAGGCAAACGCTCAGCTTGGTCCGCATCTCACGCCAGGCGGCTCTTCCGCGATACCAGCGCCAGCCCCACCAGGCTCAGTATCGCCGCGCCGGCGAGATAATAGCCCACCAGCACCAGCCCGCCTTTCTCGACCAGGGCCGCCGCGATCAGCGGCGTCAGTCCCCCGCCTATGATCCCGCCGAGATTGAAGGTCACCGACACGCCGGTATAGCGCACCCGCGCCGGAAACAGGCTCGGCAGCCAGCCGCCCAAAGGCCCATAGACGAACCCCATCACGAACAGCCCGGCCGCCAGCCACGCGAACACGCTCGCCAGCGCCCCCGCGGTGACGAACAGCCCGATCGTCAGCCCCGCCGCAACCGTCGCGACGCAGCCGATCGCGAGCACGCGCGTGGCGCTGCTGCGATCCGCGAGGCTGGAAGCGATCCAGATCCCTGCCGCCATGAACAGGATCGCCGCCAGCTCCACCGCAAGGAAGGTCTCGCGATCATAGCCGAGCCCCTTCGTCGCATAGCCGATGATGAACACGGTCGAGATGTAGAACAGCGCAAAGCAGGCGACGGTGCCGACGGTCCCCGCCAGCGTCGGCAGCCAGTGGTCGCGAAACAGCTCGCCTACCGGAATGCGCGGCGGCGGTGCGCTTTCCTGCGCAGCGACGAATGCCGGCGTCTCGGTCAGCTTGACCCGCACCCACAGCCCCAGCCCGACCAGCACCGCGCTGGCAAGGAACGGCAGCCGCCAGCCCCATTCGCGGAACTGGTCGTCGCTCAGCAGCGCGCCGAGCAGCAGGAAGAAGCCGTTGGCGAAGATGAACCCCACCGGCGCGCCGAGCGGCGGAAACGCACCATAGCGATTGGTCCAGCCCGGCGGCGCGTTCTCGACGGCGAGCAGCGACGCCCCGCCCCATTCACCCCCCAGCCCGAGCCCTTGGCCGAAGCGGAGCAGACAGAGCAGGGCAGGCGCCACCCAGCCGATCATCGCATAGGTCGGCAGGAAGGCGATCAGGACGGTCGAGATGCCCATCAGCATCAGCGAGGCGACCAAAGTCGACTTGCGCCCCATCCGATCGCCGAAATGCCCGAACACCAGCCCGCCCAGCGGGCGCGCGAAAAAGGCGACGCTGAAGCTCGCATAGGAAGCAAGCTGGGCAAGCGCGGGATCGGTCGCGGGGAAGAACAATGCCGGAAACACCAAGGCCGCGGCCGTCGCGTAGATGTAGAAGTCGTAGAACTCGACCGAAGTCCCCACCAGGCTCGCGAACAGGATGCGGCGATGCGATGCGATCGGTGCGGCGGCCATGGACTTCCCCTTCCCGCCCTCTCCTAGGAAAGAAGCCGGCGCTTGGGGAGCCCCGTTCATCGGCCGGACAGTTTCGCCTGTGTATCGAACTCCCACGATCGCAGCACCGGAAATAGGGAGACGGCCATGCGCGAGTCAGCAGGACGCCGGCTGGTATTCGCAACGCTCTTCGCGCTGGTCGCGGGCGTTCTGGTCCATTTCTACAATCCCGTGGATCACGTCCGCGCGGACCTTCGCGCCGACGGCAGCGGAGTCAAACTCAGCCTCGAAATCGCCGCGCACGCGATTGAAAAGGTCTGCTGGCGCGCCTGACGCCCCGCTCATAGCCAACTGGGTTGAGAATGCATTCAGCCCGCGCGGCAACAGCGAAAGCCAGCGCGCCGGTCTGGTAGCGCGAGTGTCGAGAAGCGAATACCTTCCACTTTTCCTGAGCTGAACGGCAACAATTGCGTCTGCCAGCAGCCGCGCATCGCCGCGGCAAAATCCACAGCGGGCCAAGCCGCGCCCTGTCCCCGCCCCCGGCTTCCCGCTATCATGCCCTGATGGCGGAGAAGCGCGAAGTTCTGGTGGTGGGCGGCGGCACGGCCGGGTGGATCACGGCCGCCTATCTTGCGCGCTTCTTCGAGGGGCGAGTCGGCGTGACATTGCTCGAATCGCCCGAGATCGGCATCATCGGCGTCGGCGAGGGCGCCTTCCCGACGATCCGGAACACGCTCAAATTCCTCGGGATCGACGAGAGCCATTTCATCCGCGCCGCGTCGGCCACTTTCAAGCAGGGCATCCGCTTCGACGACTGGCTCCACGCCCCCGCGTCCGACGGCACCCGCCATCATTATCTCCATCCCTTCGAGGCGCCGTTTCAGGCCGAAGCGAGCGGGCTCGTTCCCTATTGGCTGCTCCAGGATGAGGCCACTCGCGCGCCCTTCGCGGAGGCAGTGACGATCCAGAACCGCGTCGCCGAGGCGCAGCGCGCACCCAAGCGATCCGGCGAAGGCGACTATGCCGGCCCGCTCAATTACGCCTATCATTTCGATGCGGCGCGGCTCGCCGAAGTGATCGCCGCGCGCGCCGTCGAACTCGGGGTGCGGCATCTGGCGGGGCGGCTCACGCACGTAGAGCTGGCAGAGGATGGCAGCGTCGCCGGGGTGGTCACCGACGCGCACGGCGCACTCGCCGCCGACCTCTATATCGATTGTTCGGGCTTCCGCGCAGAGCTGATCGGCAACGCTCTGGGGGTACCGCTCAAATCGGTGAAGCACCTCTTGTTCACCGATCGCGCGCTCGCCTGCAAGATCCCCTATGACCGCCCCGACGCGCCGATCGCGAGTTTCACCATCGCTACCGCGCATGCCGCGGGCTGGACGTGGGATATCGGATTGCAGGGCGCGCGCGGGATCGGCTGCGTCTGGTCTTCAGCGCACATGTCCGACGAGGACGCAGCGGCGGTGCTGCGCGATTATGTCGGGCATGACGCGTTTGCGGCGCGCATGATCCCGTTCGAGCCCGGCTATCGCGAGGCGCAATGGGTCAAGAATTGCGTCGCGGTCGGGCTGTCGGGCGGGTTCCTCGAGCCATTGGAATCTACGGGCGTGGTGCTGATCGAGGCGGCGGTGGCGATGATCGCCGAGCTGTTTCCGCTGGGTGGCCCCGCCGACGCGCCCGCCGCGCGGTTCAACCAGCTGATCGCGGCGCGCTACGAGAGCATCATCAACTTTTTGAAACTGCATTATTGCCTGAGCCGGCGCAGCGAGCCCTTCTGGCGCGACAATGCCGATCCTGCATCGATTCCGCCCGCGCTGCAGGCACTGCTGGGCGAATGGCGCCGGCGTCCGCCGAGCCGCTTCGATTTCCTGCTCGATCTCGAGAGCTTCGCCTTCTTCAACTATCAGTACATCCTCTACGGGATGGAATTCCGCACCGATCTGTCCGGAAGCCGCGGCGATTTCCCCGCGATGGCGGCGGCCGAGAAATTGTTCGCCCGCATCCGCGGCTTCGGCGAACGCGCCACCGCGGATTTGCCGAGCCACCGCACACTGATCCGCCAGATCAACGAAGGCCTGTCGCTGGCGGGGTGAAAGATACCCGCCCCGCGACTCGCGCGGGACGGGCACAGGAGGAAAGTCAGGCGGACGCCAGCCGTCCGTCGACCTGGTCGAGCTCGCCGGTCTCGCGGGCCTTCTTGCCGTAGACCGCTTCGAACAACGGCGTGGCCATCACGGTGGTGACGATCGCCATCAGCACCAGCATCGAGAACAAGGTGGGGCCGATGATCCCCTTCTGGAGGCCGATGTTGATGATGATCAGCTCCATCAGCCCGCGCGAGTTCATCAGCGCGCCGATGCCGAGCGCGGTGCGGTTGTCCTCGCCCGAAAGCCGCGCCGCCGCCCAGCACGCGCCGAACTTGGCGAGGACAGAGACCGCGAGCACGCCGAGGGCGATGAGGAGGAGCGACACCGAATTGACCATGTCCAGCCGGGTGTTGAGTCCCGAATAGGTGAAGAACATCGGCAGGAGGAGGACCACCGCGAGCGGCTCGACCTTGCGTTTGAGCTCCTCGACAAACAGCCCACGCGGCATGCAAACGCCGATCAGGAAGCCGCCGAAGATCGCGTGGATCCCGATCGCGTCCATCAGGAAGGCCGAGAGGCAGAACAGCAGCATGGTGATCGCGAGCATCTGGCTGCTCATCTCGCCCCGCGCCTCGACCGCGCGGCCCAGCGGGGCGAGCAGTTTGCGCCCGAACAGGATCATGAACCCGGTATAGAGCACCGCCCCGCCGATCGCGATCACCGCCACGCCCGGCCCCGCCCCGAAGGTCGCGAGCACCAGTGCCAGCACGCACCACGACGCCGCGTCGTCAAAGGCTCCGGCGGTGAGCGTCAGCGTGCCGAGCGACGAATTGGCGAGCCCACGCTCGTTGATGATCCGGGCGAGCATCGGGAAGGCAGTCAGCGCGATGCAGGCACCCATGAACAGAGTCGCGTTGCCCTGGCTGATCCCCGGCGCGAACAGCCCCGGCACGGTCAACAGGAACGGAGTGATCAGCGCCGCCAGCGCGAACGGCGCCGCGATCCCCGCCGCCGACACCGCCGCCGCGCTCTTCGCTTTGGACTGGAAGTGATCGAGCCGCAGCGTCAGCCCGACCATGAACATGTAGAGCCCCACGCCCAATTGCGCGCCGACATAGAGCACGTTGCGGGTCTCCTTGGGGAAGATCGCATTCTGCAGCTCGGGGAAGAACAGCCCGAGCAGCGACGGCCCGAGCACCACGCCGGCGATCATCTCGCCGACGACCTGCGGCTGGCGGAACAATTTCTGCCCGAGCCAGCCGACGACGCGGCAGGCGAGGATGATCACTGCGAGCTGCAGGAAGAAATGGACGCTGAAATCCGCGGGCGAATAGCTTTTGACGGCATTCACTGCCGGTCCGTGCGGATTGAGCACGTCGGTCAACGCGAACCAGGCATTGTCGAGCAAATCAGACATCAAACCTCCCCCGATGCATGTCGCGCGGGCATCTTGAGTGCCTCCCGCTAATCACAGGGAGCGTCGCATCCGGCCGCTGCGCAATGTCTAAATCGGGGCCTGCCGGCATTTTCCGGAAGCCGGGAAGCTTTGTGTTGCATGGTGCGCACACAATAGTAACGTACCTACATGACAACGCGGACAAGATAGCGACATAGGTACGATATGAAGGTGATCGGCAGCCGCGAATTCAACCAGGACGTCAGCGCCGCCAAGCGAATCGCGCGACTCGAACCGGTGTTCGTCACCGATCGCGGTAAGCCCACGCATGTGCTGATGAGCATCGACGCCTTCCGCCGGATGAGCGGCCGGCGCGAAAGCATCCTCGACCTGCTCGCGATGCCCGGCGCCCGGGAAACCGAACTGGCGCCGCCCGAGCGCTGGGACCGTCCCGAACCACGCTGATGTACCTCCTCGACACGCCGATAGTCTTCGAACTGCGCAGGGCCCGCGCCGGCGAGGCTGATCCGGGGCTCGCCGCCTGGGCTGCAAGCGTGGCGCGCGAGCGGCTATTCCTGTCAGCGATCAGCCTCGTCGAGCTGGAGGCCACGATCGAGCGGACCACGCGGCACGACAAAACCGCCGGCGCGGCGCTGCGCAGCTGGCTCGACGTCCAGCTGCTGCCGGCGTTCGAGGGTCATATCCTCGCGCTCGACGCGGCAGTCGCGCGCCGCCGCGGCCAGCTCGCGCTCGTCGACACCCGCGACGCGCTGTTCGCCGCCACTGCGCTCGAGCACGGCCTGACGCTCGTCACCCGCAACCTCGCAGCCTTCAAAGGCACCCGCGTCAAGCTGTTCGACCCGCGCGACTATCGCGCCAGCGACGAAGAGGACACCGATTGGCGCACCGCTGTGCGCAGCAGCGCGGCGTGGCTGCGTAACCCGTTCGTCCGGAGCTGAAGCCAGCGGTCTGGCCCGGTCTTTCTAAGGCGCGCTGACGCCGCTGCAACAAACCGACATATGATTGTAACGCAACGCCGCCAGTGGAGCCGGTGCCGGCGCAGGGTCCCCTCCTGCCGCGCCGGCTCTCCCCGAACTACGGGGCGGCTCCGGCCGCCCCGGCTTTTTGGCTATTCGGGGCGGTGGCAAACCGCTTCGATATTCTGCCCGTCGGGATCGCGCACGAAAGCGGCGTAGTAATTCGGATGATAATGCGCGCGGATGCCCGGGCCGCCATTGTCGGTGCCGCCGGCGGCCAGCGCAGCGGCGTAGAAGGCGTCAACCTCGGCCCGGCTGTCGACTGCGAAAGCGATATGGGTGCCAGCCCCGACTCGCTCTTCGTCACCTATCCAGAAAAAGGGTTTGCCGTCCTTGCCATAGCCGATCGCAGTGCCCGCCCCGGTCTGTTCGGGAGTGACGCGCATCAGCTCGGCAATGCCGAGCGGAGCGAGTGCGGCGGCATAGAAGGCGCTCGATTTGGCGAGGTCTGAAATGGCGAAGCCGACATGGTCGATCATGATGAAGTCACTCCTGGCTTAGGGAAACAGGTCCACGACCTCGGCGCCTTCGCCCTCGGCTTCAAGCAGCAAGGTGCGGTGGCAATGTTCGGGATTGCGCTCGAAGCACAGCAAGGCGCTCGGCTTCTCGGCGGCGAGCGCACGCATCTTCGCCGCCTCGGCCTGCGCTTCGGGCAGTCCGAGCTGCACCTCGTACACCGCCTCCAGGGTTGCGACATCGCCTTTCTTGGCCGCGTCGCGCCCGGGCTTGGGCGTGCCGAGATTCTTCAGCAGGACATAGTCGATCCCGGCATCCTTGAGGCTGGCCGCAAGGATGTTCTTCGAGAAGCCCGGCCGCCGCGACAGCGGAACGGCACGCACATCGATCACCCGCTCGACACCCGCCTTGTGCAGCGCCGCGATGAACTCGGCCATCGTGGTCGCTTCATAGCCGATGGTGAAGATCTTCATGTCCTCAGGCTCCGCACGACGCCCCAGGCGATCAACGCCTGTCCGGCGAAATAAGTCGGCCAGATCAGCAGTCCCGGCAGCGCCGACCCGGCCAATGGCCCGATCTGGCCAAAGATGAGCAGATCCGACAGCACGAACAATGCGGCGCCCAGCGCCACGCTCCTCTGCGGGAAGCAGCTGATCGCGGCGGTGCCGAACATCGCGCCGAGCCCCGCGGCGTACAGCGCGATACCGGGCGCCGCCGCCCGGTCTGCCGGCAATGCCCATCCCGTCGCCGCCACCGCCACCGCGATCACCATTGCCTGCCACAACGCGCCCTCGCGGTTGCGCAGGTACAGCACCACAGCGACGACATGACCCGCAAGAAAAGCGATAGCACCGGTCGTCAGCCCGTGCGTTTCCAGCAGTACATCGCCCAGTGCGCCCAGCCCCAAAGCCGCAGCGATCAGCCAGCCGTCGACCGAGCGTGCCTGCGTCGCCGCCCACAACGCCAGCAGCCCGACGCCCGCTCCCTTCCAGACCGCGTTGATCGTCGGCGCGGCGGCGATCCAGTGCGTCGCATAATAGCTGCCCCCGGCGACCAGCGCGGCGAGGAAGAGCAAGCGAGCGATCCGGGCGTCCATGCGCCGAACATAGCGCCGTCACGCCCTTTGTCATGCGCCGCACATACCGCTATTCGCCCGACCGTGACTCATGACATCCACATCATCGGCGGCGGCCTTGCCGGCTCCGAAGCCGCCTGGCAGCTCGCTTCGGCCGGGTACAAGGTCAAGCTTTCCGAAATGCGCGGCTCCGGCAGCATGACCGCCGCACACCAGAGCGACCGCCTCGCCGAACTGGTCTGCTCCAACTCGTTCCGCTCGGATGACGCCGAGCGCAATGCGGTCGGGCTGCTCCATCAAGAGATGCGCGATCTCGGCTCGCTGATCCTGACCCAGGGCGACATCCACAAGGTCCCCGCCGGCTCGGCACTGGCGGTAGACCGCGACGGTTTTGCCGACGGCGTGACTGCGGCACTGGCGGCGCACCCGAACATCACTATCGTCCGCGAGCGGGTCGACCAATTGCCCGCCGAGGGTCTGACCATCGTCGCCACCGGGCCGCTCACTGCCCCCGGCCTCGCCGAAAGCATCGGCACCGCGACCGGCAAGGAGAGCCTCGCCTTTTTCGACGCGATCGCGCCGATCGTCCATTTCGAGAGCATCGACTTCACCACCGCCTGGTACCAGTCCCGCTGGAACAAGGGCGAGGGCAAGGATTACATCAACTGCCCGATGTCGAAGGACGAATATGTCGCCTTCCACGCCGGGCTGCTCGCCGGCGAGAAGACCGAATATCGCGAGTGGGAGAACGTCCCTTATTTCGAAGGCTGCATGCCAATCGAAGTGATGGCCGAGCGCGGTGTCGACACGTTGCGCTACGGCCCGATGAAGGGCGTCGGGCTCGACGATCCACGCACCGGGCGCTGGCCCTATGCCGTGGTCCAGCTGCGCCAGGATAATGCGTCTGGCACGCTGTGGAACATGGTTGGCTTCCAGACCAAGCTCAAATATGGCGCGCAAGTCGAGCTGTTCCGCACCATTCCCGGGCTGGAGAACGCCGAGTTCGCGCGGCTGGGCGGGCTGCACCGCAACACTTTCATCCGCTCGCCCGAATTGCTCGATCCCACGCTGCGCCTCAAATCGCGCCCGAACATCCGCTTCGCCGGCCAGATCACCGGCTGCGAAGGCTATGTCGAGAGCGCCGCGATCGGGCTGCTGGCGGGGCGGTTCGCCGCCACCGAGCTGGCGGGGCAAATACTTCCGCCGCCGCCGCGCGAGACCGCGCTCGGCGCGCTGCTCGCGCACATCACCGGTGAGGCGGAGGTGGAGACCTACCAGCCGATGAACGTCAATTTCGGCCTGTTTCCGCCGATCGAGGGCCGCTCGAAAAAGGCCGATCGCAAGCTGATGTATACCAGCCGGGCGCGCGAAGCGTTCAACGGCTGGCTGCCCGCCTAGTCCTCGGCCTCTTCCTTCACCGGAGCGGCCGGGCAGACGCAGCGGGGCTTTGCCCCGGCGCGTGGCTTGGGTGCCGTCGCGACGAACTCCGCTCGGGTCAGTGCGCCTGACTTGTCGGCGTCCGCACCGGCGAATTTTGTCGTGGTCTTGATCGCCCATTCGTCGAAGTCGAGCCGCCCGTCATGGTTGGTATCGAGCTTGGCGAAGGCCTTGTGCCGCGCGACCAGATATTCCTCGCGAGTCACCGCATCGTTGCGGTCCTTGTCGAATCGGTCGAAGCGCTTCTGCTCGCGCGTCTTTGCGCTCGCCTTGGGCGCGTCTGCCGGCAGTGGCTCGTCGGCTATCGCCGCCGCGGCGCGGGCCGCCGGGGCCGCTGGAAGTTTGAACTCGGAAGCGGCCGAGCCGCGAAACAGGAACATGCCTGCGAGCATCAGCAACGCCGCTGCGCCCGCGCCTGCGAAATAGCGCCACATCGAAGGTCTCCCCCGATCGTCGAAGGCGACAGGCTACGCCTGTGGCGCGCGCTGGCAAGCCCCTATCTGCCGGTCAGGCGATGCCATAACAGCCGGCCGACCCGGTGCGGCGCGCCGGTTCGTGACGGCGTACCCTCGGGCACCCGCAAATCCAGCCGCGCCAGATGGGCCAGCGCGCCGAGCGCCCGGCCGTTGCGGCTCCAGCGCCTGGCCGCCGCCGTATCCAGCAGGGGAATAGCAATGGCTCTCGCGATATCGGCTTCCCCGGAACCGCGAAGGTTGCGCGACAGATCCGCCAGCGCCCAGCCCTGCCCCGCCTCGGCGAGCGGGTCGCCCGGCCCCGCCCCCATCGCCGCACCGGCCGCGACGAACAAATGCCCCCGCCCCTCCGCGAACCGCCGCAACGCGTCAGGATCGAGCACTTCTTCCTCGATCAGCACTTCCCAGCCATGGACGATCGGCACCAGCGACGCGCCGCTTACGCCTTTCGGCATGACCTCGCGCTCCAGCGCCGTGAGCACCGGTTCGGCGGGCGCGGGCGACTGGTCCAGCCGCGCCAGCGCCTCGCGCCACCAGGCGAGCCGCATCTGGCCCAGCGCCGGCTCGCGCGTCGTCCTGAGCAGCAGCGCCAGTGCATCGTCGAGCGCCAGCAACGCCTGGAGCGCGTGCCTACCCTCCGGCCGCGCGTAGGACAGCGCCAGCATCCGCTCGGGATCGGCGCCGGCGTCTCCGGTCATGCCCCTAGGCTCCATAAGCGCTGCGTTAACCAACTGAATTTAGACAGCGTTAGCTGTGCGCGTGGCAATACGTCGCGTTGATCGGGGACCGGGATCGCAATCATGGTGGGCAATCGGCAGAGCTTGACGGAGGCACGGGCGTTCCTGACGCGCCTTGCCCGCGATACGCGCGCCAATACGCTCGCGCTCATGACGATGGCGCTGATTCCCCTCGCCGGGATGGTTGGCGGCGGCATCGACATCAGCCGCATGTACATCGTCAAGACGCGCCTGCAACATGCTTGCGACGCGGGCGCGCTGGCGGGCCGCAAGATGATGGGCGGCGGCAGCTGGTCGGCGAACACCTATGCCGCCCGCGGCGAGGCCGAGCGGTTCTTCGACGCCAATTTCAATCCCAACGCCTATGGCACCACGCTCGAAGCGGCCGCTGATCGCCGCAGCTTCACCGAGGCCGCGGGCAAGGTGACCGGCACCGCGCGCGCGATCGTGCCGATGACCTTGATGCGTATCTTCGGCAAGACCAGTGAGACGCTCAGCGTCACGTGCGACGCCGA
Protein-coding regions in this window:
- a CDS encoding squalene/phytoene synthase family protein, coding for MTGDAGADPERMLALSYARPEGRHALQALLALDDALALLLRTTREPALGQMRLAWWREALARLDQSPAPAEPVLTALEREVMPKGVSGASLVPIVHGWEVLIEEEVLDPDALRRFAEGRGHLFVAAGAAMGAGPGDPLAEAGQGWALADLSRNLRGSGEADIARAIAIPLLDTAAARRWSRNGRALGALAHLARLDLRVPEGTPSRTGAPHRVGRLLWHRLTGR
- a CDS encoding EF-hand domain-containing protein, whose translation is MWRYFAGAGAAALLMLAGMFLFRGSAASEFKLPAAPAARAAAAIADEPLPADAPKASAKTREQKRFDRFDKDRNDAVTREEYLVARHKAFAKLDTNHDGRLDFDEWAIKTTTKFAGADADKSGALTRAEFVATAPKPRAGAKPRCVCPAAPVKEEAED
- the trmFO gene encoding methylenetetrahydrofolate--tRNA-(uracil(54)-C(5))-methyltransferase (FADH(2)-oxidizing) TrmFO, which codes for MTHDIHIIGGGLAGSEAAWQLASAGYKVKLSEMRGSGSMTAAHQSDRLAELVCSNSFRSDDAERNAVGLLHQEMRDLGSLILTQGDIHKVPAGSALAVDRDGFADGVTAALAAHPNITIVRERVDQLPAEGLTIVATGPLTAPGLAESIGTATGKESLAFFDAIAPIVHFESIDFTTAWYQSRWNKGEGKDYINCPMSKDEYVAFHAGLLAGEKTEYREWENVPYFEGCMPIEVMAERGVDTLRYGPMKGVGLDDPRTGRWPYAVVQLRQDNASGTLWNMVGFQTKLKYGAQVELFRTIPGLENAEFARLGGLHRNTFIRSPELLDPTLRLKSRPNIRFAGQITGCEGYVESAAIGLLAGRFAATELAGQILPPPPRETALGALLAHITGEAEVETYQPMNVNFGLFPPIEGRSKKADRKLMYTSRAREAFNGWLPA
- a CDS encoding lysoplasmalogenase family protein, coding for MDARIARLLFLAALVAGGSYYATHWIAAAPTINAVWKGAGVGLLALWAATQARSVDGWLIAAALGLGALGDVLLETHGLTTGAIAFLAGHVVAVVLYLRNREGALWQAMVIAVAVAATGWALPADRAAAPGIALYAAGLGAMFGTAAISCFPQRSVALGAALFVLSDLLIFGQIGPLAGSALPGLLIWPTYFAGQALIAWGVVRSLRT